GGAGGAAGAGAGCCTCCATTCTCCTTTGTAGCAAGTCAGTAAACTATCACAAttcatttttatgaatgaatgaatacatatttaaagTCAAGTGAATCAAATTGGAATATCATTTACCTCAAAATGAACATATGTGTTCCCTTAATTTCACCTGTATaaaactacaacaacaaaaaaagaaaaaaatacatttcactgACATTcactttctcccttttttgtaatgtaatgtgatgtaTCAGTGCCATTTGTTGCCttgttttaatacaaaaaaatgtttcttgatGTTATGCAGATATTGTGTCAATCATTTGTGAAAACGACACATTCAAACCTGAATGGAAGCAGCTGTTTGAAAGAGAGTGGAGCAGGAGAGAAGTGAGACTGATGGAATACGTGTTTCACAGATACTTCACTGAGAAGAAAGCTTCTGGACGTAAGTATTTTTAATGGTTGTACACACTGAACTTCATTATTTTTCACTATATGTCATGTTATTGATGAAGTCCATTTCTGTCAGGAAAATTTAAATATAGATCTAAAattagaaataattaaaaaacaaccaaactgaGTCTACAGCCAcgttagcagctctgtgaggctataCTTGAACACAGTTGTGCTTTGCATTGTGTTAAATACTAAAGTCAACATTGACACAGGCACACAGCTACTGTACTTGTTAGCAGGTATGTTATAACACCATCACCCAGGTCAATAATGTTGTCAAGTCTTGTCTTTTCCAGCTGAAGACATTTCCAAAATCAGGTTCTTTCTATCCTTTACTGATCTTCAAAAAgttatgcttttatttattcttcatttgaCTGCTGTAAGGCACTTTATTCTGGTATCAGCCAGAGTTCCTTTCACCATCTCCAGCTAGTCCAAAATGCTGATACTTGCCTCATTACTGACACAAAAAAGTATGAGCACATTACCCCTATTTTTGCATCCTTACACTGGTTCCCAGTGAGCTTTCATATTGAAAATTTAAAGAATGTGTTTACTGTCTTTTAAAGTATTACACGGTCTTGCTCCGAGCTACCTTTCcttttggtcataaaccaaagtattgcaCAAATaaaaattttgacctgatgatggtgttAGCTGAAATGTCAAGGGATCAGTAATTTCATCAAATTCTGTGGCAATCTattcaatagttgttgagatattacTGTCGGCACCTAAGTGGTAGAATGACTAACAATGTCATCCCTAGTCATGAACCTAGTCtgattaattataaaaatactCAAGGCAAATCCAAATTATGAGACAATGAGTGGAAGCTTTGCCTAAAATAGTTTTTTCTGTTGAATATGAGCTTTCAGATTTGCTGAAGCAGTCTGTGTTAACAAGTGTTCTATATATGTATGGAGAATAAATCCATAGATTTTACAACCCACATAAATATTACTATGAATGGACTAAACTGTCATTTACTGTTGTCCCATACAGTACTACATCCAGGTGATGCTGCCATTCCCAGGAAGATAAATACCATTGAGAGAACATCtgcatgggtttttttttttaaagtatattttttcgggcttttttgcctttaatgtacaggacggtggagagagacaggaaacaggcagagagagggggaatgacacgcaggataagaccgctcggctcgggattcgaaccggggtcgcctgcaacgaggactgtagcctcaagacatggggcgggtgcgctacccgctgagctatgctcaacccaaCATCTGCATGGGTTAAGGAACAAATCAAAAGAGTCCTCAAAGAAATGAACTAGAAATTCATCTGAAGGAAAACAGACTGAAATCAAAATGAAAGAGAATAAACATGAGGTTAGCAGCAAAGAAAGACTTCAACAATTTGATTCCATCTACATGAATGAAGGAGTGGAACCAGCAGGTGAAGATGAACTCAAGGCTTATTAAGAGATAATGACAGAACAAATATCTCCTTTATTAAACTTGTGGCAAATTGTGTGTGGTAGCTCACCCTGAAAGAACTGAAGAGTTGTCACATTTGTTGAAGCCAAAAACTCTGTTAACTAACTCActgtttctcttgttttatGAACATTTACTGAACTGAAGTGTGCGTTATTGTCTTACTATCCATGTCACATGAATTAATTTAATCAATCTTTGAATATGAGGTATGCTAACTGTAGCTATCCCTGTCAGCTTCAGCAAAGTGACACCACCTCATCTGATGCTCTGATATGCGGCCTCTGGTATGATTTGAAGTACTGTATAAATGATCTAACAGATAATAAGCTTGAAATATGTTAAGTTCCAATAGACATTTGGAAGTTGGAGGTCAACCCCTCTCTAATTACTATATGTTGTAATAATATTTGTAGGACTTGTAGGAGTTTTCTACTCTTCTTATTTTAACTGGGATGATTTCTGGGATTATTTATGGATAACataaatgttcatttaaatgttattgtgatccattgattttgttttgtttgttttgttcattagtttgtttgttttatcctttGTAAAGCGTCCTtttgtgaaaggcgctatataaatctgacatattattatcattattattattataatggtGCTTTCTTTGTGCATCATTGGTTGTATAACTGATAAATCTATCATCTAATATATAAACTGTTTTCTTGGTGTTGGGTGAGCTTTCTACCATTAgtattcttttttaaagtacaaacatatagaaagaaaaaacaagatattATAAATTAACTTGTGTTACTTTTCCGAAATAAGTAATTTAGTTTATACTGTTGTAACTGGGACTTTACCAAAGAATTAACTAATATTTTAATGGAATTATCAgtacaatatacagtacacatactGGCCTTATTTagacaaatgaaaacaattataAACTTTCTTCAAGTCCCCCAAAAAAACCTTTAACAGGAACCGTGAAACAGTCCACCACTGACCAACTTAGAACTTAGGTGACCCAACACAGCCTGCAACATTATTGTGACACTGTCAGAAATTTAGGACCAAATTCTCATATTGTGACTGCAGCTACCACGTCTACAAACCAACCAATCCAATTATGGCTGCttgcatatgtttttttttaatctaatttatgTTGTAGCACTACAATTCACACAGATTTTGACCAAGATTTCATTAGACATTTCATTAGACAGATTTGTcatactgtaacacacaatTAACTTGTAAGATTGCTGTTATTacacagtatgtacagtagGGGTTGATGAGGATGGCCCATacacccctgacccctgaccatTAGTGTAATTTGGATAGACTGCTGAGGGCTCCTCAAAAGGACAAATGGACAGTAGAAGGTTGTAGATAGCagtatgtattttatatgtatctGTATTGTACTTAATTTGAAATAGATTCTGTTCCCACTCAGCCACTCACTGCTAGATACATCTCATATGTTATATCTGGTCAAATGGATTGTGTGCAGCtctttaattaataaatcatttccaCATTAACTTTGAGATGTTGTTTTAATTACCATCAATAAACTAGACCACTACTAAGAGGATTAGCAGCCTCCTTGCTGCATTTTACATCAGTTGCCATCTGGCTGGATTTGGCTGAAAATCTGAGGAACGGTTTTGTAGCACAAACCTAGAAGAGGTCTACTGGTCCTGCAGCAGAAAGGAGTCACATCATCTTGGAAACTGTAGCAGATttgatattgatttattaaacattGTCATCAGATAACATTCACCTACAAGACCATAAGAGTAATTTAACCtgaaatatacattaaatacCATCAGGAACAGATTCTCAATAAAGAAAATTGGTGCGTATGTGTAAGGAAATATTCTATTTAAGTATGAAAAAGTCCAATTTCTCACCTATTCCTTGTATATCTGCCTCTctcacacatgaacacataaaTCCTGTGTGGTTTTGGTTGGAAGTGCCGAAATCAGAAGTGACGCACTCGTTTTAGAACATTACACTGGGACTGGCATCTCAGTCAAAGAGCATGAACTGTCATAAATGCTGGCACCGATTTCACTGAATGAGACTTATATGAAAAATCATTTGTACTGTGTGACTGGCTGAAAAGTCTCCTCTGcatattttagtctttttttttctctgcgtttagtctttttttttttcctcaatcGCTTTCCTTCtgacgcacatgcacacataggcCTGCTCGAaccatgtgtgtctgtttttcacGCccatgggagtgtgtgtgtgtgtgtgtgtgtgtgtgtgtgtgtatgtgtgtgtgtgtgtgtgtgtgtgtgtgtgtgtgtgtgtgtgtgtgtgtgtgtgtgtgtgtgtgtgtgtgtgtgtgtcctcttgAGGACAGTAGAGCCTGATAGGAGAAGTCAGTGTCAGCCCTGAGGGAAGGCGCCTGCTAATAGAGTTtgctctgtggaggagagtgcTCTAAGAATGCAATGTTGATGTATtcagctatgtgtgtgtgtgtgtgtgtgtgtgtgtgtgtgtgtgtgtgtgtgtgtgtgtgtgtgtgtgtgtgtgtgtgtgtgtgtgtgtgtgtgtgtgtgtacatgcatacacatatcTCATAATGGTTCATCAAACAGGCAAGTCCTAATATGGGTCCATCTGAGGTTTTTCACTCCACTGCAGAGCAAATTtagtggacacaaacacacacacacacacacacacacacacacacacacacacacacagggtctcTTCTGTCTGCAATCTGAAGGATCTTACAGTCACCTGTGTAgagttaaaggaacagtttgactctcatttttttaattttccaaaattacaaactatttctttaacttTGTTGCCTGttagtctttatttatttacaacatGAGTTATATAATGATAGCAGAAGGGTATGCAAATACCACAAATAGTATAAAGAAGCAGTTAACAGTACTGAACATCAAAATTTGGAACCACttatatatatagataacaTGGTGAATTTATATTGATTCAGGTCAGatgttgtggttttatttgtaCATGTAAAAAAATGCAGAAGACAATTTGAATTGCTGCACACTGACAACAAATCAAACATCTTTGTGTCTGACAAAAATAATTAATGAGTGTGATGAGGGTGTatgactgaaactgaaaaagtaAATGTGATTTACAGTAGTCGAAATggaaaatagatagatagatagatagatagatagatagatagatagatagatagatagtcattTCATTAGGTTTCGAGCAGCTCATGTAAacataaaagtaataaagtcacaaaaaacaaacaataaaaagacaGGAGGTATAAGAGTAAATAAAACCAATtgcaagatttttttaaaacacacagaggatccAGCTTTGAAAACCAAATCATATTGATGAAGAAAATATGGCGTGAAAGCTAATGGagacttgttttaaaaaataagaaagtgTTCTTTTAACCCAATGTGCAGAACAAAAAGCTGGAATGTGTTCAACAAAAGTGGATTTATTTTCACAGAATAGTTGAAATGTTGCAAAGTCCTATTTACTAGAGTCCTCATTCTGATGTTGAGGTCCGGTGTCATTGCAGTGGGCTGGCAGGTGAGTTAATCCTCTTTCTCTGGGATCAGAGCTGGTGACTGTAGATGAGACCAagctagggctgggcgataaaacGATAACGATATGTATCTCGATAGACACATACTCGATATCAATAGAAAATGTGTTcgatagaattttttttttctcaagaaaCCGGCGTAAATTTAGCCAGAGCGCTCTCTGGTTATGGGTTTAAATCGTTGCAAAGCAAGCTTGGTTGCATTAGCAAAGGCAATTGTCATCTGGTGCCTAGCAACGAATGAGCAGTGACACGCTAATAGCCAATCATGTAACAGtatcaagtttggttgtgcCAGCCATCTCGTTGTCTCGtggttgtgtgtttttcctAAAACAGCGTTGGAGAAAGCAAAGATGAGTGCACCAACGAGCGAGGAAATTGTGAATAAATCCGGAAAGGTCAGCTTGCCAGTATGGGAGTTTTTTGGATATTATAAGTCCGATCGTAGTCAGACAAATGTTGTCTGCAAGTTATGCAAGACCGTGGTCCCCACCAAGACTGGTAATACCACCAATTTGTTTTACCATCTTAGCCGCGCTCACCCTTTGGAACACAGCCGCATCAAACAACCacaatcaacaaaacaaaaacagcagacCACCATGGAGAGGTACTCAACATCAGTGCCTTATGACAAGTCATCTAAACGCTATAAAGATATCAGTCAGGCAGTCACTTATCACATAGCTAAGGACATGCTTCCACTCAGTACCGTGGAGAGGCCGGGTTTTAAAAACCTACTTCACGTGCTTGACCCACGATATGTTCTTCCTGGGCGAAAATACTTCTCAAAAACTGCCATTCCCCAAATGTACCTGTTGTGCAAAGACTCCGTGCAAAAGGAAATATTGGAAGCAAAGTACTTTGCCACAACATCCGACCTGTGGTCAAGCCGTACGTCGGAGCCGTACATTAGCCTGACAGTTCATTTTATAGATGAGGAGTGGAAATTACAAACACGATGCCTTGAAACGGCATATTTTCCCGAAGACCATACAGGAGAACTAATTGCAGAAGGGCTGAAAGAGGCACTGCTGTCCTGGGGTCTgattgagaaaaaaatggtGTGCATCACCACAGACAGTGGTGCAAATGTGGTGAAGGCGACTTCACTCAACAACTGGACAAGGCTACAATGTTTTGGCCATCGTTTGCATTCTGCAATTGGTGAGTAGCATTGTCATTTTGATGGTATCATCCATCCGTGTTGGTTACTGGATTGATTTTGTTAgctaatacattattattattattattattattattattgttattattattattattattattattcctgaAAGCAGCTTTACACTAATTTACTGAATCTCATCTATTATCTGTAATTTATGCTGTCATTGTTTTTCTACAGGTGCTGCAGGAAAGGATAGAAGAGTGGACAGGGCTGTAGGTGTTTGCAAGAAAGTGGTCTCTGCCTTTTCTTACTCATGGAAGAAAAAGAGTGCACTCTCCAAAGCACAGGAACGTCTCCATCTTCCCACACACCAGCTGATCACAGAGTCACTAACCAGATGGGGCTCAAGGCAGAGGATGGTGGCAAGGGTCCTAGAGCAACAAAAGGCCATTACTGAAGTTCTGTCTGCAGACAAAAACACCAGGCACCTGATCCCAACTTGGCAGGACATTGATGTCCTTGAGTCTATGAATGCAGCCTTGACTCCTCTCCTGGAGTTCACAGACTCCCTTTCGGGTGAGTCATATGTGACCGTCTCTTATGTGAAACCTGTGCTCCACCTGTTCCGCTCCAATTTGCTTGAAGTAAATGAGGGGGACACTCAGCTCACAAAAGAgatgaagacaaaaataatGGCCTATCTTGATGAGAAGTATTCAGACACAGACGATCTCCTTGATATGGCTACCTTGATGGACCCCAGGTTTAAAGTCCAGTACATCAGACCAGAGAAGGTAGGGGCCATTAAAATGAGAGCAGTGTCTGAGGTTATGAAGGAAGGCCAAGGCCAGTCACTGGCAGGGCCTTCTGAGGGAGCAGCAGATCAAGGTGCAGAAGGTGGAGCTGCGGCTGCCGCTGCACCACCTCTACCACTGGGCGTGAAGAAGCAACGCAAGTCATTGGGGAGCTTCTTCAAAAAGCAGAGTCAAGAAGAAGTTGACCTGTCTGATGAACAACAAGTGGAGAGTGAGCTGGAAAGGTACCTGAGGTGCCCTGATGCAGACAGTGAGGCTGAACCCCTGGACTGGTGGAGGCTCCATGAACACAACTTCCCCAGATTGTCTCAACTGGCAAAAAAGTACTTGTACATCCCAGCCACCAGTACCCCTTCAGAAAGAATTTTTAGTACTGGGGGTAATATTGTTACATGCACCAGGGCAGCTTTAAAACCAGAGAAGGTCAACCAGCTGGTGTTCTTTGCACAAAACCTTGAGCTAAAATAAATAGTTCAGATGTTACAGATGTATAAGTCTACCTcagttttactttaatttattttatgtttataaaatactgcatatatttttttaaatgttattgttattaacaTTTTTGCACTAAACTTGCAGTAGAAAATATCATTGTTCTTCTCATATCAGGTtttgctatgtttacacatGTTTGCTACATCTGCACAGGTTTGCATGCACATGTTTTTATAACACTTAATAAAAAGCACTTTATTATTGATTTCAACTGTGATTTTAACattgaacatacagtatgtgttgacATGCATTTTTCCTAAATGCTTATTGCCTACAATTAGAGTAAGgattaaataggtcatacaaTATTTCAATAATTATCGATATCGACCAATATGAAACACTTATATCGTGATAGAGATTTcagccatatcgcccagccctagacCAAGCAGACTAGTCTGAAGGAGCTGGACGAAACAAAGTGAGTCAGATGATAACAAAGTGGTCGgataacctaaccctaactctcacaacacagagagacagacacagacaaacaagacacaagaagaaggaaaacacacagagagcaagCCTTGGTCCCTGaaagttgtaatatttgtgttttcttctgcAGACACATCAGTGATGTATGAGTACTGACAATAATACACATAATCCAAGTGGACGGACGAGACAGATTCAGTCATTAAAGCCTCCATccaatcaaaaatgtgttttgcagagtttgacactataGTTCAACCTTTTATAAggcactcattgaaatactgGAAATTCACAATTTAGAGACTTAtaaaatccaggttaaaaacatttatcttctcctgtgcttatgattgagctcttttaaagcactttacattttaatctttaatttgcactctatgtccttttaatgattttaaagctaatttattattttatgctgcaatcattttatgtctttctatttttctgtactttgtttttattatgtgggggtgggggttaattgtttgttttaagtttctcaaattacatgtttttctgtttcatgtaaagcacattgagttgccattgtgtatgaaatgcgctaaataaataaaactgccttgccttgccttgccttgcctagaTGTCATTTCAAGGTTTTTAATGAGATAATTGaactttttctttaaagtacaagattattattcaaagcagagtatatttatatttcttaaaaCATGTGGAGGCGATCTTTAACTTAAATGCTGTCTTGGGTGGGAAGCAATTATGTAATCTTGTCATGTATGCCGTATTTGCATAACTGTGGTGGATGGAAACACACtgatttgcattttgttttgtcgCCTTTTTGGAAACGTACCTACAACTCGCCCCAACATTTGGATAGAAACACGATTTACGCGACTTGCACGGTGTGGGTGTGAAGTTTTTACAGTGGACACACAGCACTGTAATTATCCCAACAGAGTTTATGTTACTGCTGTCCCTTTGCAAGTGTGCAGTGTTGATATGGACTTGCATGGATTATAAAGCATTAGTTTGCCCACACTGTGCTCGGTGCAGGATTAGTCAACTCACTAGAGCAGGAAGGCAGACTTTCTCAGTCATACTtgatctctctcactctctctctccctctctctttctctcatcagtcatgtgcacacaaaaacaaacacgcAAAGCTCCCCTCCCATGGTCCTCCAATCACAGTTCAAGAAACATACATAGACAACACCATGACACTGTCATGTTAGACTGTCTGAggcaataaaacaacacaagatGTTCCATGTTTGTGTTAGAATAGAGAGTAACTGCAGTATGTGGACCAACAATAATGAGTCTAGCAACAAAAAAGGAAGTGTCTTTAAATATTCTTATGACCATAGAACTgtatgtattaatgtattaaacaacaaaatacactgTTATTCTAAGCATTTATTGATCTGACTACCATATCTGTACCAGCAGGATGACATCACCACATGGCTTAATCTACCAAATGGGCATAGGGGCCCTTGAGTAGAAAGGGGCCCTCAATAatgggagtaaaaaaaaaaagtgccctTTTTTTTGGTCTGGCTTTACAGAAATACGACTcaaggcttgacccattctTTTAATGTCGATAGCTATCATCGCTGTTGGTAACCCAGTATGTCCAAAATGTTACAAAGTTTCCACGTGACAGCGGTGTTATCCAaacagagggttagggttagggttaggattagttTCCCTGAAAATAGGtctcatgattgactgtttCATTTGTCAATTAGCCAGCTGGGAAAGCAAGGTAAGatactttatttgtcacacatacagttgtacaGTGAAAATCAGTCTCTACATTTAACCCATTCTAAATATTAAGAGCAGTGGGCAGCTACAATGCAGCACCCAGGGACCAACTCCAGTTATTTGTCAGTACCTTGATCATGGACACTGACAGGAGAGTTAACTTAACATACATGTTTTTGACAATGGAAGGAAACCGGAGTACCTGAAGGAAACGcaagcaaactccacacagaaaggcCCTGCCCCAACCAGGTATTAAACCCATCACCTTCTTGCTTTGAAGAAATGGTGCTAACCACTGAGTGATGATTGGTTAGCAGGCCACAATGCTGTGGTTAGTTTGTATCAATGAGTGAGTGGGGGAACTTGTCTAGTGAAATGAGCATGAGTTTCAGATCGTTGTGATGTGACTTCCTATATAGGTAAAGTTTAGACACAAAAAATACTAGGGTAGGTTTAGTGAAAGATAAAATGACTTTATTAATGTCAAGAAGACCAACAATCCACCCCATTATTCACTCTACAATAACATCACTgattcccttcccttcctccataaCTACTATAACTAGAGGACTTTGTTACCTGAATGTAAACTCATGCGGGTTTTGGGGCTTTTGCTGAAATAACCAAAGATTTAATTAGGGGAGAACAGAGTTAAGGTTGGGGTAGGTTCAGGCACAAAAATGACTTGGCTGAAGTTCAGGAAAGATTCTAAGAAATCAGGATGGACTGTTGTTAGGAGACGGGATACAGTGTCAACCTCATCCCAACTCATCCATCTCAATCTCCACCTGAAGAGATATTGCAGTTCTTTAATAACATGATGTCCACTCTGCCTTTGCTTCTCAGTCAGATGGCTACAAGAGGTTGCTTGtcagaaacacataaaaaagacCTCTTGTTTTTCTGGTGAGGAATGTCTCCAGTTTGACAGACACTGTATTGGTTACACTGTGACACGTCTTTTTAGCCCTGATTTGAGTGGTGACAGGCTTGCTTATTGATTGACAACATTTAAGCAATAATTTGTTTAATCTGCTAATTTTTTCTGACAACAGCAGGAGATGCATTCAAATCAAGTCACGCTGTATTTTGATCAGTTCGTGACACATTCTTCTGCCTCCAGCTTGTGTTTGAGTGCATTGCAGTGTTACAAAATATGTCTCCTCTAATATGAGAGCCCACTGTTTGATCAAGTTACCCAACCTTAACTTAATCAGAGACTATGATTCAGAAAGTCAAGGCTCCACATTGACTAAAGCCTGTCTTTTTTGCATCCCACTATGACATCTTCAATTCTTCTCTATTAGCTGTGTCCTCAATATGTAAACATATGGATAATCCAACAAAAGTTGACCTTCAaagtatgaataaaaaaatgaaatcaaccCACGTCATTTTGACGAAATCTCTTCATGTTCATGTAAAGTGatgttgaatacattttattaagttACACAATGACCCTACAATAAGGACAACATGCAGCccaaaatattaagtgaataGTTTGCgctgtgaaatgtaaaaatcagcccAAAATAATTCTACCACATTCTTCTACTAAAACAGGGTGAAGTTTTCTTAACTCTTGCCTGAGGATGTGACATTTTGACTAAAGCCTCAGGGCATCTGAGTATGTGTCGTGTTTGACTGTTCCCAAAATACTGCGCAGACATAGTTTGTCCTACATAGTGACAGGCTAGAAACTCAACAACAATCTTACTGAATCATTTAGACCAGACACATACACCAGCAAACTGCAATAGTGCAACTCCATTTACTGAAGTAGTTCATTGTGTTGGGAATTATCTCATTGCCCAGCCAGCGTATCCACGTGGGTCCAGTAAGGGATACATTTTGGCTGCAACTATGGGTCctaagtgggtttgtctgcagtttccatggatGCCCACATCTGTGTTTTCCCATATGGGTTCTGACTGCGTTTCAGGTTTGGCCCAACTGGGTGTTACATGAGAACCATGTAGgccagaatggaccttaaatggggcccatttagccagcctACATGGGCTtgacatgtggggcccatgtttctgaatcaatatggggcccatagaatttgccctgtttatgcacATCCCTACTTAGCCCATTAACATCCCTTATGgagctcatacagtcagcccatgtgagcttcacatgtggggcccatgttactgaaaccatgtgggacatGCAAAATGTGTCCAGTtgaagcccatgcccactcagtacccacacACTGAGCTGTCTGATTTATGTCCTGGTTTTACAATGAATGAAGTTGACTTAACACATCTTGGGCAGCCCAGAGGAACGCTGcacatttaatttcacaaaGGTCACATTCATCTCATAGAAGTTCAAATGGATGGATAAtactgtacttgtactttaccaCGGTAATCACTGTAATTTCTTTTAAGAATATCTGCTAAATGGTGTATAGTTATAATATATCTTGATGAGTATGACATGACGTTGCACAGCTCAAGTGGCTCTTGTTTATCATGAACTCCACCCTGATTACAATTTCATGGGGTCTTAAATGAGTCAGTTTCACAATGGTGGATCaatactgtctgtgtgtgtgtgtgtgtgtgtgtgtgtgtgtgtgtgtgtgtgtgtgtgtgtgtgtgtgtgtgtgtgtgtgtgtgtaagagcaagcaaaagacaaagagaacaTATAATTGAAGGTTCCCGTATAAGTTACAGGTATGTACACTCTAATCAAACACAAGCATCCATGTGCAGACTTCTCCATATAGCATCACACCCTCCTCTTAGCAACCAAAAGCATTATGCATTAATTACCCTTATGTTGAGATTCCATGAATgttaatgtgcatgtgtgtgtgtgggtgtgtgtgtgatcgcTGAGGCTAAAGAAGGCCTGCAGTATGTATCACTCCTCTATGTTCACATTCATTTGCCTCCCACCACCTGCAGTATCATGCCCCTGTACTTCACTTGCTGCCAGAACATCCTCAAAGGCAGTGAACCAAACATTTATGTGAACCCGGAGACGTCAGAGTCCCTTTAAGCTGGTCGTCAGCTCGCGAGCTGTGTTTGAAAAAGTGTTTTGCTCGCAGTTTGTCCTCCTGCTGCGTTTTGGTTCGGTGGGCTGTGGTCCATTATG
This portion of the Scomber japonicus isolate fScoJap1 chromosome 14, fScoJap1.pri, whole genome shotgun sequence genome encodes:
- the LOC128372567 gene encoding E3 SUMO-protein ligase ZBED1-like, yielding MERYSTSVPYDKSSKRYKDISQAVTYHIAKDMLPLSTVERPGFKNLLHVLDPRYVLPGRKYFSKTAIPQMYLLCKDSVQKEILEAKYFATTSDLWSSRTSEPYISLTVHFIDEEWKLQTRCLETAYFPEDHTGELIAEGLKEALLSWGLIEKKMVCITTDSGANVVKATSLNNWTRLQCFGHRLHSAIGAAGKDRRVDRAVGVCKKVVSAFSYSWKKKSALSKAQERLHLPTHQLITESLTRWGSRQRMVARVLEQQKAITEVLSADKNTRHLIPTWQDIDVLESMNAALTPLLEFTDSLSGESYVTVSYVKPVLHLFRSNLLEVNEGDTQLTKEMKTKIMAYLDEKYSDTDDLLDMATLMDPRFKVQYIRPEKVGAIKMRAVSEVMKEGQGQSLAGPSEGAADQGAEGGAAAAAAPPLPLGVKKQRKSLGSFFKKQSQEEVDLSDEQQVESELERYLRCPDADSEAEPLDWWRLHEHNFPRLSQLAKKYLYIPATNTSVMYEY